In one window of Erythrolamprus reginae isolate rEryReg1 chromosome 1, rEryReg1.hap1, whole genome shotgun sequence DNA:
- the TRIB2 gene encoding tribbles homolog 2 isoform X2, with protein MHSFVRTCKKLKEEEAAKLFYQIASAVAHCHDGGLVLRDLKLRKFIFKDEERSRVKLESLEDAYILRGNDDSLSDKHGCPAYVSPEILNTNGSYSGKAADVWSLGVMLYTMLVGRYPFHDIEPSSLFSKIRRGQFSIPETLSPKAKCLIRSILRREPTERLTSQEILDHPWFSTDFNVCNSGYGAKEVTDQLVPDVNMEEDSDPFFN; from the exons ATGCATTCCTTTGTTCGTACCTGCAAGAAGCTGAAGGAGGAAGAGGCAGCCAAGCTATTCTATCAGATAGCCTCTGCTGTAGCACACTGTCATGATGGCGGGCTGGTCCTGAGGGATCTGAAGCTGCGGAAATTCATTTTCAAGGATGAAGAAAG GTCCAGAGTAAAACTGGAGAGCCTTGAAGATGCTTATATATTGCGAGGAAATGATGACTCCCTTTCTGACAAGCACGGATGTCCGGCCTATGTGAGCCCAGAAATCCTGAACACAAACGGAAGCTACTCCGGCAAAGCAGCAGACGTGTGGAGTCTAGGGGTCATGCTGTACACAATGCTAGTTGGACGCTATCCATTTCATGACATTGAACCGAGTTCTCTCTTCAGTAAAATCCGCCGCGGGCAGTTCAGCATTCCAGAGACTTTATCCCCCAAGGCGAAATGCCTTATACGTAGCATCCTGCGCCGGGAGCCCACAGAGAGGCTGACATCGCAGGAAATTCTGGACCACCCTTGGTTTTCTACAGATTTTAACGTATGTAATTCAGGATATGGTGCTAAGGAAGTAACAGATCAGCTGGTGCCTGACGTTAACATGGAAGAGGATTCTGATCCATTCTTTAACTAA
- the TRIB2 gene encoding tribbles homolog 2 isoform X1, which produces MNIQRSTPIAIARYGRPRNKTQDFEELSSINRQPESSQSFSPNLGSPSPPETPNLSHCVSCIGKYLLLEPLEGDHIFRAVHLHSEEELVCKVFDIGCYQELLAPCFCLSPHDNINHITEVILGETKAYVFFERSYGDMHSFVRTCKKLKEEEAAKLFYQIASAVAHCHDGGLVLRDLKLRKFIFKDEERSRVKLESLEDAYILRGNDDSLSDKHGCPAYVSPEILNTNGSYSGKAADVWSLGVMLYTMLVGRYPFHDIEPSSLFSKIRRGQFSIPETLSPKAKCLIRSILRREPTERLTSQEILDHPWFSTDFNVCNSGYGAKEVTDQLVPDVNMEEDSDPFFN; this is translated from the exons ATGAACATACAAAGGTCCACCCCAATCGCGATAGCGCGCTATGGAAGACCTCGGAACAAAACGCAGGATTTCGAAGAGCTCTCCTCTATAAACAGACAGCCTGAATCCAGCCAGAGTTTTAGCCCCAACCTTGGCTCGCCGAGCCCGCCGGAGACTCCCAACTTGTCGCATTGCGTTTCTTGCATCGGGAAATACTTATTGCTGGAGCCCCTGGAAGGAGACCACATTTTCCGGGCTGTGCATCTGCACAGCGAGGAGGAGCTGGTTTGCAAG GTGTTCGATATTGGCTGCTACCAAGAATTGCTGGCGCCATGTTTTTGCCTGTCTCCTCACGACAACATCAACCACATTACCGAAGTCATTCTTGGAGAGACAAAAGCCTACGTGTTCTTTGAACGGAGCTATGGGGACATGCATTCCTTTGTTCGTACCTGCAAGAAGCTGAAGGAGGAAGAGGCAGCCAAGCTATTCTATCAGATAGCCTCTGCTGTAGCACACTGTCATGATGGCGGGCTGGTCCTGAGGGATCTGAAGCTGCGGAAATTCATTTTCAAGGATGAAGAAAG GTCCAGAGTAAAACTGGAGAGCCTTGAAGATGCTTATATATTGCGAGGAAATGATGACTCCCTTTCTGACAAGCACGGATGTCCGGCCTATGTGAGCCCAGAAATCCTGAACACAAACGGAAGCTACTCCGGCAAAGCAGCAGACGTGTGGAGTCTAGGGGTCATGCTGTACACAATGCTAGTTGGACGCTATCCATTTCATGACATTGAACCGAGTTCTCTCTTCAGTAAAATCCGCCGCGGGCAGTTCAGCATTCCAGAGACTTTATCCCCCAAGGCGAAATGCCTTATACGTAGCATCCTGCGCCGGGAGCCCACAGAGAGGCTGACATCGCAGGAAATTCTGGACCACCCTTGGTTTTCTACAGATTTTAACGTATGTAATTCAGGATATGGTGCTAAGGAAGTAACAGATCAGCTGGTGCCTGACGTTAACATGGAAGAGGATTCTGATCCATTCTTTAACTAA